A window of the Scleropages formosus chromosome 5, fSclFor1.1, whole genome shotgun sequence genome harbors these coding sequences:
- the LOC108921132 gene encoding protein artemis-like isoform X1 translates to MSSFGGRMKEYPTISVDRFDRDNLHAKAYFLSHCHKDHMKGLKGPLLKRKLKVSLTVKLYCSPVSKELLLSNPKYGFWEKHIVALELESPTQISLVDETSGEKEDIVVTLLPAGHCPGSVMFLIEGNQGTVLYTGDFRLAKGEASRMEFLHSGGRVKDIRSVYLDTTFYAPKYYQIPSREACLNGIRELARSWITQSPYHVVWLNCKAAYGYEYLFTNLSEEFNSQIHVNNLDMFKNMPDILCHVTTNKATQIHACKHPKDEEFFRASRLPCGPKAPDGTPLQIISIKPSTIWFGERSRRTNVVVKTGSSSYRACFSFHSSYSEIKDFLSYICPINIYPNVIPVGKTAEEVREILTPMCREYCGRPGIVYKPLGTLKRAKVEYAESDSASDSELFDDEDLTPQRRKRPERRQFKTPKAPSPERGLVSNCSQQETQLELQPDHMMNYVDCTESNDDDEEEEEKEEEEEYSAFLEVKRVSVSEGNAASCRVDQGEASDASATHGPPRWDAFFKAEPVLTDESSEVENSQNSVVQSAAASGGAQSHTPSLSEDSDDDSTHISSQSTHISDPSAESGSQGLLLSLSQ, encoded by the exons ATGAGCTCGTTCGGGGGGCGAATGAAGGAGTACCCCACCATATCTGTGGACCGCTTCGACCGGGACAACCTGCACGCCAAAGCCTACTTTCTGTCCCATTGTCATAAAG atcATATGAAGGGTCTCAAGGGACCTCTGCTCAAGAGGAAATTAAAGGTCAG TTTAACAGTAAAGTTATACTGTTCACCTGTGTCCAAGGAGCTTTTGCTGAGCAATCCCAAGTATGGGTTCTGGGAAAAACATATT GTTGCCCTCGAACTGGAAAGTCCGACTCAGATTTCATTAGTTGACGAAACATCTGGAGAG AAAGAAGATATTGTAGTGACACTGCTGCCAGCTGGCCATTGTCCAGGGTCAGTCAT GTTCCTGATAGAGGGCAACCAGGGAACCGTGTTGTACACGGGAGATTTCAGACTCGCAAAAGGGGAGGCTTCTCGCATGGAGTTCTTACACTCAGGTGGCAG GGTGAAGGACATTCGGAGTGTTTACCTGGATACGACTTTTTATGCTCCCAAGTACTACCAGATACCAAGCAGG GAAGCGTGTTTGAATGGGATTCGGGAGCTGGCGAGGAGCTGGATCACCCAAAGCCCTTACCATGTAGTTTGGCTGAACTGTAAGGCTGCGTATGGCTATGAATATCTCTTCACCAATCTCAGCGAAGAGTTTAATTCTCAG ATCCACGTGAACAACTTGGACATGTTCAAGAATATGCCCGATATCCTTTGTCATGTGACCACCAACAAAGCAACACAGATCCATGCGTGCAAGCATCCCAAG GACGAGGAGTTCTTCAGAGCCAGCAGGCTGCCATGTGGACCCAAAGCACCTGATGGCACACCTCTTCAAATCATAAGCATCAAACCATCCACTATATGGTTTGGGGAGAGGTCCAGAAGAACAAATGTTGTTGTGAA GACAGGTTCGAGTTCTTACAGAGCATGTTTCTCCTTCCATTCATCTTACTCCGAG atCAAAGATTTCCTTTCGTATATATGTCCTATCAACATATATCCTAATGTTATTCCAGTTGGTAAAACTGCAGAGGAAGTCAGAGAAAT ATTAACACCTATGTGCCGTGAATATTGCGGAAGACCTGGCATCGTCTATAAACCCCTTGGGACTCTTAAGAGAGCAAAAGTTGAATATGCAGAGAGTG ACTCTGCCAGTGACAGTGAGCTCTTTGACGATGAAGATCTCACTCCTCAGAGAAGGAAGCGTCCTGAGAGGAGGCAGTTTAAAACTCCGAAGGCCCCAAGTCCAGAAAGGGGGCTTGTCTCAAACTGCTCCCAGCAGGAGACTCAACTGGAGCTGCAGCCTGACCATATGATGAACTATGTGGACTGCACAGAATCCAATGATGatgacgaggaggaggaggagaaggaggaagaggaagagtaTTCGGCTTTTCTGGAGGTCAAACGAGTGTCCGTCTCTGAGGGAAACGCTGCCAGCTGCCGCGTGGACCAGGGTGAAGCAAGCGATGCCAGTGCCACACATGGACCTCCAAGGTGGGACGCCTTCTTCAAAGCCGAACCTGTGCTGACAGATGAGAGCTCAGAGGTGGAGAACAGCCAGAACAGCGTGGTGCAGTCGGCGGCAGCGTCGGGGGGGGCGCAGTCGCACACACCCAGTCTGTCCGAGGACTCGGACGACGACTCCACCCACATCTCCTCCCAGTCAACCCACATCTCGGACCCGAGTGCTGAAAGTGGgagccagggcctgctcttgTCACTGTCCCAGTAG
- the LOC108921132 gene encoding protein artemis-like isoform X2, with translation MFLIEGNQGTVLYTGDFRLAKGEASRMEFLHSGGRVKDIRSVYLDTTFYAPKYYQIPSREACLNGIRELARSWITQSPYHVVWLNCKAAYGYEYLFTNLSEEFNSQIHVNNLDMFKNMPDILCHVTTNKATQIHACKHPKDEEFFRASRLPCGPKAPDGTPLQIISIKPSTIWFGERSRRTNVVVKTGSSSYRACFSFHSSYSEIKDFLSYICPINIYPNVIPVGKTAEEVREILTPMCREYCGRPGIVYKPLGTLKRAKVEYAESDSASDSELFDDEDLTPQRRKRPERRQFKTPKAPSPERGLVSNCSQQETQLELQPDHMMNYVDCTESNDDDEEEEEKEEEEEYSAFLEVKRVSVSEGNAASCRVDQGEASDASATHGPPRWDAFFKAEPVLTDESSEVENSQNSVVQSAAASGGAQSHTPSLSEDSDDDSTHISSQSTHISDPSAESGSQGLLLSLSQ, from the exons AT GTTCCTGATAGAGGGCAACCAGGGAACCGTGTTGTACACGGGAGATTTCAGACTCGCAAAAGGGGAGGCTTCTCGCATGGAGTTCTTACACTCAGGTGGCAG GGTGAAGGACATTCGGAGTGTTTACCTGGATACGACTTTTTATGCTCCCAAGTACTACCAGATACCAAGCAGG GAAGCGTGTTTGAATGGGATTCGGGAGCTGGCGAGGAGCTGGATCACCCAAAGCCCTTACCATGTAGTTTGGCTGAACTGTAAGGCTGCGTATGGCTATGAATATCTCTTCACCAATCTCAGCGAAGAGTTTAATTCTCAG ATCCACGTGAACAACTTGGACATGTTCAAGAATATGCCCGATATCCTTTGTCATGTGACCACCAACAAAGCAACACAGATCCATGCGTGCAAGCATCCCAAG GACGAGGAGTTCTTCAGAGCCAGCAGGCTGCCATGTGGACCCAAAGCACCTGATGGCACACCTCTTCAAATCATAAGCATCAAACCATCCACTATATGGTTTGGGGAGAGGTCCAGAAGAACAAATGTTGTTGTGAA GACAGGTTCGAGTTCTTACAGAGCATGTTTCTCCTTCCATTCATCTTACTCCGAG atCAAAGATTTCCTTTCGTATATATGTCCTATCAACATATATCCTAATGTTATTCCAGTTGGTAAAACTGCAGAGGAAGTCAGAGAAAT ATTAACACCTATGTGCCGTGAATATTGCGGAAGACCTGGCATCGTCTATAAACCCCTTGGGACTCTTAAGAGAGCAAAAGTTGAATATGCAGAGAGTG ACTCTGCCAGTGACAGTGAGCTCTTTGACGATGAAGATCTCACTCCTCAGAGAAGGAAGCGTCCTGAGAGGAGGCAGTTTAAAACTCCGAAGGCCCCAAGTCCAGAAAGGGGGCTTGTCTCAAACTGCTCCCAGCAGGAGACTCAACTGGAGCTGCAGCCTGACCATATGATGAACTATGTGGACTGCACAGAATCCAATGATGatgacgaggaggaggaggagaaggaggaagaggaagagtaTTCGGCTTTTCTGGAGGTCAAACGAGTGTCCGTCTCTGAGGGAAACGCTGCCAGCTGCCGCGTGGACCAGGGTGAAGCAAGCGATGCCAGTGCCACACATGGACCTCCAAGGTGGGACGCCTTCTTCAAAGCCGAACCTGTGCTGACAGATGAGAGCTCAGAGGTGGAGAACAGCCAGAACAGCGTGGTGCAGTCGGCGGCAGCGTCGGGGGGGGCGCAGTCGCACACACCCAGTCTGTCCGAGGACTCGGACGACGACTCCACCCACATCTCCTCCCAGTCAACCCACATCTCGGACCCGAGTGCTGAAAGTGGgagccagggcctgctcttgTCACTGTCCCAGTAG
- the tmem243b gene encoding transmembrane protein 243b, whose translation MDDFSTRTYGTSGLDNRPLFGETSARDRIINLIVGGLTSLLVLVTVISSFVIPSVPPKPLNIFFAVCIIMICASAMVLIFWYRQGDLEPKFRNLIYYMLCSIVMLCICANLYFHGVGSK comes from the exons ATGGATGATTTTTCAACCCGGACATACGGCACCAGCGGACTGGATAACAGACCTCTGTTTGGGGAGACCTCTGCCAGG gATCGAATCATCAATTTAATAGTTGGTGGACTTACATCTCTACTAGTTTTA GTAACTGTCATTAGTTCATTTGTCATTCCTTCAGTACCACCAAAACCTCTGAATATCTTCTTTGCGGTCTGTATTATCATGATCTGCGCCTCAGCCATGGTACTT ATATTCTGGTACCGACAAGGAGACCTGGAACCTAAATTTCGAAACCTGATATATTACATGCTCTGTTCAATTGTGATGCTATGCATCTGTGCCAACTTGTACTTCCATGGTGTAGGAAGTAAGTGA